One window of the Pyrinomonadaceae bacterium genome contains the following:
- a CDS encoding helix-turn-helix domain-containing protein: MSDREEFLTAKQLAEILQVSETTVRRMAQKRRIPSVRLTPRIIRFHLDAVREALDVPRVSRPSGKTDDAQLSFEDLMSN; the protein is encoded by the coding sequence ATGTCCGATCGCGAAGAGTTTCTGACTGCCAAGCAGCTCGCTGAGATTCTTCAAGTCAGCGAGACCACCGTGCGTCGCATGGCACAGAAGCGGCGTATTCCTTCCGTGCGCCTAACGCCGCGCATCATTCGTTTTCATCTCGATGCTGTTCGTGAGGCGTTGGACGTGCCGCGGGTGTCGCGGCCGAGCGGCAAAACCGACGACGCGCAGTTGTCGTTTGAAGATTTAATGTCGAACTAA